Proteins encoded in a region of the Pirellulaceae bacterium genome:
- a CDS encoding tetratricopeptide repeat protein encodes MKLATFRFNLSVCFAVTLFLAAHSVSAQGIFDDPVDSGDASGGLEGSESGGSGLGSDVLDPQAEFERANTAAEALMSEQKWSEALAEFNKVLALDRTFAPAHFGRAQCFQQLGAPDDAIEAYSRAIVSPSASRYEGLVTQSHLERGKLYLDTARFREAADDFAQAVAQDPTNPENLFQQGKALLRLVMTSPSQGTDQAGQRSLILAIGSLDRAIELDANNGEAYLERGRVLSRIRETEFAIEDLEKAVAMTGPASAAAADLGLAYSQRANVESSKIDGDSQKIVDDLRAAVKSMNGFVKAAKLGEKQKSWEPGDPTEVRAESMLISRAETMIALANELVGEETKGLYEQAIRDTTTIIDQSSDPLELARAHFARAHAYRMLDDLDQAIAEYTTALKFFPTYTEAYLRRGICFFHRQEYDKALQDFSAASTDPRNPYQFEPRASLWEGLTHSQRGDQLDAIRAYSRAIRVSDSFIPAYLNRGLAYMNMGRNDRAVSDFNNVLRRDQNNEQAKTYRTQALERVDNETRDAESTYGSNVGPL; translated from the coding sequence ATGAAATTGGCCACTTTTCGATTTAACCTCTCTGTCTGTTTTGCGGTCACGCTTTTTCTTGCTGCCCATTCTGTTTCGGCTCAAGGAATCTTTGACGATCCAGTTGACAGCGGTGATGCGAGTGGTGGACTGGAGGGATCAGAGTCGGGCGGCTCGGGGCTCGGAAGTGATGTTCTGGACCCACAGGCGGAATTTGAACGAGCCAACACGGCTGCCGAGGCTTTGATGTCGGAGCAGAAGTGGAGTGAAGCACTCGCTGAATTCAACAAGGTTTTGGCACTGGACCGAACTTTTGCACCGGCCCACTTTGGTCGAGCTCAATGTTTCCAACAATTGGGTGCGCCGGACGATGCGATTGAGGCTTATTCTCGTGCGATTGTGAGTCCGAGTGCAAGTCGATACGAGGGCCTCGTAACGCAAAGTCATTTAGAGCGAGGCAAGCTATATCTCGACACCGCACGTTTCCGCGAGGCGGCTGATGATTTTGCACAGGCTGTGGCACAGGATCCAACGAATCCAGAGAATCTCTTCCAGCAAGGGAAGGCTCTTCTGCGGCTCGTTATGACTTCACCGAGTCAGGGGACGGATCAGGCTGGCCAGCGAAGTTTGATCCTTGCGATCGGATCGTTAGATCGTGCGATCGAACTGGACGCCAACAATGGCGAGGCTTACCTCGAGCGTGGGCGTGTTCTGTCCCGAATTCGCGAAACAGAATTTGCGATTGAAGATCTGGAAAAAGCGGTTGCGATGACTGGACCTGCTTCGGCGGCGGCCGCCGATTTGGGACTGGCTTATTCACAGCGTGCTAATGTTGAGTCCTCGAAAATTGACGGAGACAGTCAGAAGATCGTCGACGATTTGCGTGCTGCAGTCAAATCCATGAATGGCTTTGTGAAAGCCGCCAAGTTGGGTGAAAAGCAGAAATCATGGGAGCCCGGTGATCCAACGGAAGTCCGCGCAGAAAGTATGTTGATTTCTCGGGCAGAAACGATGATTGCCCTCGCGAATGAGCTGGTAGGAGAAGAGACCAAAGGGTTGTATGAGCAAGCGATTCGCGACACGACAACCATCATCGACCAGTCGTCCGATCCGCTCGAGCTTGCACGTGCCCATTTTGCACGTGCCCATGCTTACCGGATGTTGGATGATCTAGACCAGGCAATTGCCGAGTATACGACGGCGCTGAAATTCTTTCCGACTTATACCGAGGCCTATCTGCGACGTGGGATTTGCTTTTTCCATCGGCAGGAATATGACAAAGCGTTGCAGGATTTTTCAGCCGCTTCGACCGATCCGCGGAATCCTTATCAGTTTGAGCCGCGAGCCAGTCTTTGGGAAGGTTTGACACATTCTCAGCGTGGTGATCAGCTGGACGCGATTCGTGCCTATTCACGAGCAATTCGCGTGTCAGACAGTTTTATTCCGGCTTATCTCAATCGGGGTCTGGCATACATGAACATGGGACGTAACGATCGAGCGGTCAGCGACTTCAACAACGTGCTTCGTCGAGATCAAAACAACGAGCAGGCTAAGACGTATCGAACCCAAGCGTTGGAACGGGTGGATAATGAGACGCGAGACGCCGAATCCACTTACGGATCGAATGTCGGACCTCTTTAG
- a CDS encoding redox-sensing transcriptional repressor Rex — MNLPRIGPESSVPQAVVSRLSLYLRELQQLRREGRETTSSTQLGKLLGFTDAQVRKDLAYFGQFGYPGIGYRCDELVAAIKQILGTDQDWPIGIVGAGNLGRALMGYRGFEQQGFKIVAAFDADRSKTGTQIEGVTVYHIDALTDVARRERIKLGIIAVPGSAAQEVADKLVEAGMDGVINFAPVTINLPEGIRIVAVDLAIELEQLSFAVVNRPPNA; from the coding sequence ATGAATTTACCCCGTATTGGGCCTGAAAGCTCCGTTCCGCAGGCGGTTGTGAGCCGTTTGAGTCTCTATTTGCGCGAATTGCAGCAGTTGCGGCGAGAGGGTCGGGAAACGACCAGTTCGACACAGCTTGGGAAATTGCTGGGATTTACCGATGCTCAAGTTCGGAAGGATCTGGCCTATTTTGGCCAGTTTGGCTACCCGGGCATTGGCTATCGCTGTGATGAATTAGTGGCTGCCATCAAACAAATTCTCGGGACGGACCAGGATTGGCCCATCGGGATTGTTGGCGCTGGCAACTTGGGTCGGGCCTTGATGGGCTATCGGGGGTTCGAGCAGCAAGGATTTAAGATCGTCGCGGCCTTTGATGCTGATCGCTCCAAAACAGGCACGCAGATTGAAGGGGTGACGGTCTATCACATTGATGCGTTAACTGATGTGGCTCGTCGTGAGCGAATCAAATTGGGAATCATTGCGGTGCCCGGCTCTGCCGCTCAAGAAGTGGCCGACAAACTGGTCGAGGCAGGCATGGATGGGGTCATCAATTTTGCACCAGTTACGATTAATTTACCGGAAGGAATACGAATAGTGGCGGTTGATTTGGCGATTGAGCTTGAACAGCTTTCTTTCGCAGTTGTTAACCGACCCCCTAATGCGTAA
- a CDS encoding CPBP family intramembrane metalloprotease has translation MHEDPRPNQVLVLGIVGEMTLALISLLLGWWSGVNVVQPFLGRSLSADLIVGFLATLPLLGGMLLVDRSRLAPFRQLRDVVDRLILPVLNGASVWMLALISLAAGLGEELLFRGLIQQGLTQGWLIQGWSRELGLVVAWLVAGGLFGLAHAITRAYFGLAVVAGLYLGFLYWYFESLLIPIACHALYDFCALLYLTRRTV, from the coding sequence ATGCACGAAGATCCTAGGCCGAATCAGGTTCTCGTCCTTGGGATTGTCGGCGAAATGACGTTGGCATTGATCTCCCTATTGCTGGGTTGGTGGTCGGGGGTCAATGTTGTCCAGCCGTTCTTGGGGCGTTCACTGTCAGCTGATTTGATTGTCGGTTTTCTCGCCACGTTACCGCTTCTGGGCGGGATGCTGCTCGTTGATCGTAGCCGTTTGGCTCCATTTCGGCAGCTTCGTGACGTGGTCGATCGCTTGATACTTCCGGTTCTCAACGGAGCTTCGGTGTGGATGCTGGCCCTGATTTCACTGGCAGCCGGGTTAGGCGAAGAGCTGTTGTTTCGTGGCTTGATTCAGCAAGGTCTGACACAGGGTTGGCTAATACAGGGTTGGAGCAGAGAACTCGGTCTTGTCGTTGCCTGGTTGGTGGCTGGTGGCCTCTTCGGACTTGCCCATGCGATTACGCGTGCCTACTTCGGGTTGGCCGTGGTGGCAGGTCTCTATCTGGGTTTTTTGTACTGGTATTTTGAAAGTCTTTTAATTCCGATCGCCTGCCATGCGTTGTACGATTTCTGCGCCTTGTTGTACCTGACCCGCCGTACGGTATAA
- the ppdK gene encoding pyruvate, phosphate dikinase yields MAKRKTSRSKKMIYYFGKTRTEGRTTGKDLLGGKGTNLAEMTGIGLPVPPGFTITTEVCDDYYKRGKKLPSELMDQVEKTVRTLEKELDKKFGNDKNPLLVSVRSGAAVSMPGMMNTILNLGLTDDSVVGLANATGNQRFAYDAYRRLINMFGDVVMEVDHKHFEAAFSKIKQRYRVKDDNEVPVEGMIQLCDEYKKVFRKHAKQDFPQNPYEQLELAIKAVFASWNTTRAIRYREVENIRGLKGTAVNVQSMVYGNMGEDSGTGVAFTRDPSTGKNEFYGEFLINAQGEDVVAGIRTPSPVDEMPKWNRRVYKELLDIKKVLEKHYRDVQDIEFTIERGKLFMLQTRNGKRTGAAAVKIACDMVKEKLIDEKTALLRIPAGDLTQLLLPSFAPAAKKKADVLTCGLPASPGASVGKLAFTAEEAVKRSDAGETVLLVRKETSPEDIDGMHRAAGILTSTGGMTSHAAVVARGWGRCCVAGAGEVLIDEKSRKIKVNGKTFNHNDTLSIDGSTGEVMNGTIATTQPKLSGDFSKVMKWSDKYRRLDIRTNADTPKDSTRAREFGAQGIGLCRTEHMFFEENRIGSMREMIIAETVADREKALKKLLPFQRRDFEGIFKAMKGLPVTVRLLDPPLHEFLPHDAKNQAELAKVLGITTAKLKSRVQQLHEQNPMLGHRGCRLSVTYPEILRMQVTAIVEAMINCKKKRIDARPEIMIPLVGTAAELQALRALTEQTIEKTIAAKKYNGKLDILIGTMIEIPRAALTANEVAEFADFFSFGTNDLTQMTFGYSRDDINTFLPDYLKQELLPVDPFQSLDTCGVGQLVEMGVKKGRSTAKKLKCGICGEHGGDPASIEFCHLVGLDYVSCSPFRVPIARLAAAQAALKNSK; encoded by the coding sequence ATGGCCAAACGAAAGACATCCCGTTCCAAAAAAATGATCTACTACTTTGGCAAGACGCGCACCGAAGGACGTACCACCGGCAAAGACCTATTGGGTGGAAAGGGCACGAACCTAGCAGAGATGACCGGCATCGGACTACCCGTGCCCCCCGGCTTCACGATCACAACAGAAGTCTGCGATGACTATTACAAACGGGGCAAAAAGCTACCGAGCGAGTTGATGGACCAAGTCGAAAAGACCGTCCGCACACTAGAAAAAGAGCTCGACAAGAAATTCGGGAATGACAAGAATCCCTTACTCGTCTCAGTTCGGTCCGGGGCGGCTGTCTCGATGCCCGGCATGATGAATACGATTCTTAATCTTGGATTGACTGATGATTCTGTCGTCGGCCTTGCCAATGCCACGGGTAATCAACGGTTCGCTTACGACGCCTACCGGCGACTAATCAACATGTTTGGTGACGTCGTGATGGAAGTCGACCACAAACACTTCGAAGCTGCCTTCAGCAAGATCAAACAACGTTATCGAGTGAAAGATGACAATGAGGTACCCGTTGAGGGCATGATCCAGCTATGCGACGAGTACAAGAAAGTCTTCCGCAAGCACGCCAAGCAAGACTTCCCACAAAACCCGTATGAGCAACTTGAGCTTGCGATCAAAGCTGTTTTCGCAAGTTGGAACACGACCCGTGCAATTCGCTATCGAGAAGTTGAAAATATCCGAGGACTAAAAGGGACCGCGGTTAATGTTCAGTCGATGGTATACGGCAACATGGGAGAGGACTCTGGTACAGGAGTCGCTTTCACCCGAGATCCCTCGACCGGCAAGAATGAATTCTACGGTGAATTTCTGATTAATGCTCAGGGCGAAGACGTGGTGGCTGGTATTCGAACACCTTCACCTGTCGATGAAATGCCCAAATGGAACCGCAGAGTTTACAAGGAACTGTTGGACATCAAAAAGGTATTGGAAAAACATTACCGAGATGTGCAAGACATCGAATTCACCATCGAACGCGGCAAGCTTTTCATGCTACAAACCCGTAACGGAAAGCGCACGGGAGCGGCCGCTGTCAAAATTGCATGCGATATGGTGAAAGAAAAACTAATCGATGAGAAAACCGCCTTGCTGCGAATCCCGGCTGGTGACCTAACTCAACTCCTGTTGCCCAGCTTTGCTCCAGCAGCCAAAAAGAAGGCCGATGTTCTCACTTGCGGACTGCCTGCGTCGCCGGGTGCTTCCGTCGGAAAACTGGCTTTCACTGCCGAAGAAGCGGTCAAACGTTCTGATGCGGGCGAAACGGTCTTATTGGTTCGCAAAGAAACCAGCCCTGAAGACATCGATGGCATGCACCGAGCGGCTGGAATCCTGACCAGCACAGGTGGCATGACGAGTCACGCTGCGGTTGTCGCGCGTGGCTGGGGGCGTTGTTGCGTCGCCGGAGCTGGTGAAGTCTTGATCGACGAGAAAAGTCGCAAGATTAAGGTCAATGGCAAGACCTTCAATCACAACGACACACTCTCGATCGACGGTTCAACCGGTGAAGTCATGAATGGGACGATTGCCACGACGCAACCAAAGTTGTCCGGAGACTTTTCCAAGGTAATGAAATGGTCGGATAAGTACCGCCGCTTAGACATTCGTACCAATGCCGATACTCCGAAGGATTCGACTCGGGCCCGAGAATTTGGTGCCCAAGGCATTGGACTCTGTCGAACTGAACATATGTTCTTCGAGGAAAATCGAATTGGCTCAATGCGTGAAATGATCATCGCCGAAACGGTCGCTGATCGTGAGAAAGCTCTAAAAAAACTGCTTCCATTTCAACGCCGAGACTTCGAGGGAATTTTCAAGGCGATGAAAGGACTGCCGGTCACAGTACGACTGCTTGATCCCCCGCTGCACGAATTCTTGCCACATGATGCGAAAAACCAAGCCGAATTAGCCAAGGTACTCGGCATCACCACCGCAAAATTAAAGAGTCGGGTTCAACAGCTACATGAGCAAAACCCGATGCTCGGGCACCGCGGTTGCCGACTCAGCGTGACCTACCCGGAAATCTTGCGGATGCAGGTAACGGCAATCGTTGAAGCAATGATCAATTGCAAGAAAAAACGCATCGATGCCCGCCCGGAAATCATGATTCCACTCGTTGGTACGGCGGCGGAACTGCAAGCGCTTCGTGCACTGACGGAACAGACAATCGAAAAGACGATTGCCGCCAAAAAATATAATGGCAAGTTGGACATCCTGATCGGAACCATGATCGAGATTCCTCGGGCAGCCTTAACCGCCAACGAAGTGGCCGAGTTCGCCGACTTCTTCAGTTTTGGCACAAACGACCTGACCCAAATGACCTTTGGTTATAGCCGCGATGACATCAACACGTTCCTTCCGGACTACCTCAAGCAAGAGCTTTTGCCGGTAGACCCGTTCCAATCACTCGACACATGCGGTGTTGGGCAGCTGGTTGAGATGGGCGTTAAGAAGGGTCGATCAACTGCCAAGAAGCTGAAGTGTGGCATCTGCGGTGAACACGGAGGCGACCCAGCCTCAATCGAATTCTGTCACCTAGTGGGACTCGATTATGTTAGCTGTTCGCCATTCCGAGTACCGATCGCTCGTTTGGCGGCCGCTCAAGCAGCATTGAAGAACAGCAAGTAA
- the lpxA gene encoding acyl-ACP--UDP-N-acetylglucosamine O-acyltransferase encodes MSGIHPSSYIGPKASVGEGVEIGPFCVVESGASIGTGCVLESHVVVRASTRIGERNYLAEGTVLGGPAQHKQGGLKSGRLDVGDDNTFREHVTVHCGLSEEGVTTIGDDNLLMVNSHVAHDCFLANQTILANNVMLAGHVHVADSAFLSGAVGIHQFCRVGTFAMVGGQAHITKDVPPYVTVDGVSSLIVGLNVVGLRRGGFDRSQIQELKDGYRLAFRSGLRWDDAISALRERFPEGHCSLLADFMAGTKRGCVQERRMPKPATIRLHVPDAKGKQAEESEKKASA; translated from the coding sequence ATGTCCGGCATTCATCCGTCGTCTTACATTGGGCCAAAAGCTTCGGTCGGTGAGGGTGTTGAAATTGGCCCGTTTTGCGTTGTCGAGTCCGGAGCGTCGATTGGTACGGGGTGTGTTCTTGAAAGTCATGTCGTTGTACGCGCTAGCACCCGCATTGGAGAACGTAATTATCTCGCCGAAGGAACCGTATTAGGCGGGCCGGCGCAGCACAAGCAGGGGGGGCTCAAGTCGGGGCGCCTGGATGTGGGCGACGACAACACGTTTCGTGAACATGTGACTGTTCATTGCGGCCTTTCGGAAGAGGGAGTCACAACTATCGGTGACGACAATTTACTGATGGTAAATTCCCACGTCGCCCACGATTGTTTTTTGGCCAACCAGACGATCTTGGCAAACAACGTGATGCTTGCCGGCCACGTGCACGTGGCGGATTCCGCGTTTCTATCAGGCGCCGTGGGAATCCATCAGTTTTGTCGCGTGGGCACGTTTGCCATGGTGGGTGGGCAAGCCCACATCACGAAAGATGTGCCTCCCTATGTGACCGTTGATGGAGTCTCGAGTCTTATCGTCGGCCTGAATGTCGTGGGGCTTCGGCGCGGTGGTTTTGATCGGTCTCAGATCCAGGAACTCAAGGACGGCTATCGCTTAGCGTTTCGCAGCGGGCTTCGATGGGATGATGCAATTTCTGCATTGCGCGAGCGATTCCCAGAGGGTCACTGTTCCTTGTTGGCCGATTTTATGGCGGGAACCAAACGTGGATGCGTCCAGGAGCGACGAATGCCGAAGCCCGCCACGATTCGTTTACACGTGCCGGATGCGAAAGGGAAACAGGCTGAAGAGAGCGAGAAAAAGGCGTCAGCCTGA
- a CDS encoding scaffolding protein, translating to MSNVNEMYNEAEKLKDDGKLDEAIEKLEKLLKTDPSHVLSQLALAVLYGRLGKHDLAVQHGQKACELDPQDAFNFTAMSVTYQRAWQGTQKQEYIQLAEDAMAQAHALQGNM from the coding sequence ATGTCAAACGTAAACGAGATGTACAACGAGGCCGAGAAACTCAAGGACGACGGCAAGCTGGACGAAGCCATTGAGAAACTCGAAAAGTTACTGAAAACCGATCCAAGCCATGTGCTGTCACAACTGGCATTGGCGGTGCTTTATGGCCGACTTGGAAAACACGACCTCGCAGTTCAGCATGGGCAAAAGGCCTGTGAGTTGGATCCTCAGGATGCATTCAACTTCACCGCCATGAGCGTGACTTACCAACGAGCTTGGCAAGGCACGCAAAAGCAGGAATACATTCAGCTGGCCGAAGACGCAATGGCTCAAGCGCATGCGTTACAAGGCAACATGTAA
- a CDS encoding cysteine desulfurase family protein: MRQIYLDYNATTPVAPSVYEAMIPFLTRYCGNPSSHHSQGLICNQAIEDARELVATMLGAQPDELYFTGGGTESNNLAILGVSQAEDSFRGHIVISAVEHPATTEPAKYLERMGCSVSVVPTNQNGVVDPQAVAEVLRDDTVLVSIMHANNEIGTIQPIQEISNVCRQRGVLVHTDAAQSVGKIRTQVDELGVDLLSIAGHKVYAPKGIGALYVRRGTPLQPVLHGAGHEKGLRPGTENVAYIVGLGQAANLAHLGLEENQQRLTSLRERLFEGLQRRIENLTYNGPVTQRLPNTLSVNFPGVVGQELLDRVPDICASTGSACHSGTTAMSATLAAIGLDPEAARGTIRLTLGWTSSEEEVDKAVGLLLQNWETLV; the protein is encoded by the coding sequence ATGCGACAAATCTATCTCGATTACAACGCGACAACGCCTGTCGCGCCCAGTGTTTATGAAGCGATGATTCCATTCTTGACTCGCTATTGTGGAAATCCTTCGAGTCATCATTCCCAAGGACTAATTTGTAACCAGGCGATTGAGGATGCACGCGAGTTGGTGGCGACGATGTTGGGGGCGCAACCGGATGAGCTGTATTTCACGGGGGGCGGAACGGAAAGCAATAATCTAGCCATTCTCGGCGTCAGCCAAGCTGAGGATTCGTTTCGAGGCCATATTGTCATTTCCGCAGTTGAGCATCCGGCCACAACAGAACCGGCCAAGTATTTGGAACGAATGGGTTGTTCCGTTTCAGTTGTGCCAACGAACCAGAATGGCGTGGTTGACCCTCAGGCTGTGGCCGAAGTTCTGCGAGATGACACTGTGTTGGTGAGCATCATGCATGCCAATAATGAAATTGGAACGATTCAACCCATTCAAGAAATATCAAACGTCTGTCGTCAAAGAGGCGTGTTGGTTCACACCGATGCGGCACAGTCGGTCGGTAAAATTCGTACCCAAGTCGATGAACTCGGCGTCGATCTGTTGTCAATCGCCGGCCACAAAGTTTATGCACCGAAAGGCATTGGTGCTCTTTACGTGCGTCGGGGTACACCGTTGCAGCCTGTCTTGCACGGCGCCGGTCACGAAAAAGGACTTCGTCCGGGTACCGAAAACGTGGCTTACATTGTTGGGCTGGGGCAAGCTGCAAATCTGGCCCATTTAGGCCTCGAGGAAAACCAACAGCGATTGACCAGCTTGCGAGAACGCCTGTTCGAGGGCCTACAACGAAGAATCGAAAACCTGACCTATAACGGCCCCGTTACTCAACGTTTGCCAAATACGTTGAGTGTCAACTTTCCGGGTGTTGTCGGTCAGGAATTGCTCGACCGCGTGCCTGACATTTGTGCGTCGACTGGTTCTGCCTGCCACAGCGGTACGACTGCGATGTCCGCCACGTTGGCCGCGATCGGTTTAGATCCCGAAGCGGCACGAGGCACAATTCGCCTGACCTTGGGTTGGACCTCATCAGAAGAAGAAGTAGATAAGGCCGTCGGTTTGTTGCTCCAGAATTGGGAAACGCTCGTCTAG
- a CDS encoding NAD(P)-dependent oxidoreductase: MPGSSMQPPDVRLKIPRPKAAIATPSTEVVKTMGQSLPGVIQDVVQLETLLSEPSEAAIAAMSKLDGDIMLLGAGGKMGPSLARMLLQASRLAGRNRRVIALSRFSSEQVKTQLAESGIETITCDLRVENAVESLPEVKNIIFMTGTKFGTNRQAARTWAMNVLLPARVCQRFRSSRILAFSTGNVYPFVSTHGRGSVESDSLNPVGEYGMSALGRERIFEYHAQELDIPTTIVRLNYAVETRYGVLVDLAQQVLSRQPIDLTMGFANVIWQADANAMAIAALIDASPEPFIINVAGDEIFSVASVCETFAAIFRRPLLLQGDSAETALLNNAERAYHRYGRPRVPLQRIIEWTADWLSRSLPILGKPTHFEIRNGQF; encoded by the coding sequence ATGCCAGGTTCCTCAATGCAGCCCCCTGACGTAAGGCTCAAGATCCCGCGTCCGAAGGCCGCCATCGCGACACCTTCAACCGAGGTAGTCAAAACCATGGGCCAATCGTTGCCAGGCGTGATTCAAGATGTGGTGCAACTCGAAACGCTGCTGAGCGAACCGAGCGAAGCGGCTATTGCAGCCATGTCCAAGCTCGACGGCGATATCATGCTACTTGGTGCTGGCGGGAAAATGGGACCATCGCTCGCACGCATGCTGTTGCAAGCGAGTCGACTGGCCGGACGCAATCGCCGAGTCATTGCCTTAAGTCGGTTCTCTTCTGAGCAAGTCAAGACCCAGCTCGCCGAATCAGGCATTGAGACGATAACCTGCGATCTGCGGGTTGAAAATGCAGTCGAATCACTTCCCGAAGTGAAAAACATCATTTTCATGACGGGCACCAAGTTCGGCACAAACCGGCAAGCGGCAAGAACTTGGGCCATGAATGTTCTCTTACCCGCTCGCGTGTGCCAACGTTTTCGTTCGAGTCGTATCCTGGCATTCTCGACGGGCAACGTCTACCCATTTGTGTCAACCCACGGCCGCGGCTCCGTAGAATCAGACAGCTTAAACCCCGTCGGCGAATACGGCATGTCAGCCTTAGGTCGAGAACGCATCTTTGAGTACCATGCCCAAGAGCTCGACATTCCGACAACAATTGTTCGACTGAATTATGCAGTCGAGACGCGGTACGGAGTGCTTGTTGATCTGGCTCAACAGGTCCTGTCACGCCAGCCTATCGACTTGACCATGGGTTTTGCGAACGTGATTTGGCAAGCCGATGCGAACGCGATGGCAATTGCAGCTTTGATTGACGCCAGCCCCGAGCCATTTATTATCAACGTGGCGGGTGATGAGATCTTCTCGGTCGCCTCTGTCTGCGAGACTTTCGCAGCAATATTTCGACGGCCCCTGTTACTTCAGGGCGATAGCGCTGAGACAGCATTACTCAATAATGCCGAACGTGCCTATCACCGCTATGGCCGACCCCGCGTCCCGTTACAACGCATCATCGAATGGACCGCTGATTGGCTATCCCGTAGCCTGCCAATTTTGGGGAAGCCCACGCACTTCGAAATCCGCAACGGACAATTCTAA